The following is a genomic window from Opitutus sp. GAS368.
CAAGGGCGAACTTGCTCGCATTGTAGATGCCGGCCCCGGGCGTGCCGTTGAAACCACCGATGGAGGAGATTTGGAGAATGTGGCCGGATTTTTGCCGGCGCAGGTGCGGCAGCACGGCCCGCGTCACGGCGAGGGCGCCGAAGACATTCGTCTCCAGCTGGGCGCGGGCCTCGGCGTCGCTGACCTCCTCGACGGCCCCGAGGAGACCGTAGCCGGCGTTGTTCACGAGCACGTCGATCCGGCCGAATTGCTTGATGACCTGCGACACGACCGCGTTGACCTGGGCGTGGTCGTTGACGTCGAGCTTGACGCCGACGGTGCGACCGGGGGCGAGGGCGCTGTAGACGGCGAGCTGGGCGTCCTGCCGCAGCGTGCCGACGGCGATGTCACCCCGGGCGGCGACGGCTTCGGCGAGCGAGCGGCCCAGGCCGCTCGACAC
Proteins encoded in this region:
- a CDS encoding oxidoreductase, which produces MAQRIWFITGVSSGLGRSLAEAVAARGDIAVGTLRQDAQLAVYSALAPGRTVGVKLDVNDHAQVNAVVSQVIKQFGRIDVLVNNAGYGLLGAVEEVSDAEARAQLETNVFGALAVTRAVLPHLRRQKSGHILQISSIGGFNGTPGAGIYNASKFALEGFSEAIAKETAPLGIRVTLVEPGPFRTKWAGESLKRAAAVIPDYAATPAGATIARITGYGATGSQPGDPDLAAGAMIKAVDSPNPPLRLVLGALAIGAFRAKLEAARQELAAWEAIGLATDAPPKS